A DNA window from Castanea sativa cultivar Marrone di Chiusa Pesio chromosome 7, ASM4071231v1 contains the following coding sequences:
- the LOC142644037 gene encoding uncharacterized protein LOC142644037: MDGKSVGMAFLQEPLSWRVYVDAATNQRGFEVGLVMVSPKGIVTEKSLRLGFSTTNNEAGYEALLVRMTMVQKMGGKVVEMFLDSRLVVGQSPPRRITRRDLWKSYRGQITVSQGPHLRILVARYSTPAYPQGNGQAETVNEVIVNGLKKRLDDAKGKWVEELPHVLWTYRTTPCKSTGETPFSFTYGAKAVIPLETRFLTLRTNLFTPDSNDRLLEKGLDLIEERRENSMIQLAYYQQKLKQGYDSNVKLRPLAPGDLVLWKVLGTAKNPAWGKLGPNWEGSYRITSVAGI; this comes from the exons atggatggaaaatcagttggaatGGCCTTCTTACAAGAACCTTTGTCTTGGAGGGTATATGTTGATGCTGCTACTAATCAAAGAGGATTTGAGGTGGGGCTAGTCATGGTATCTCCTAAGGGGATTGTTACtgagaaatccttgagattGGGCTTTTCGACCACAAACAACGAGGCAGGGTATGAAGCTTTGTTGGTAAGGATGactatggttcagaaaatgggaggaaaggtGGTAGAAATGTTTTTAGATTCCCGGCTGGTTGTTGGACAA AGCCCTCCTAGAAGAATTACACGAAgagatttgtggaagtcatataGGGGGCAGATCACTGTCTCACAAGGCCCTCATttaaggatattggtggccag ATATTcaactccggcttatccccagggaaatggacaagccgagacGGTGAATGAAGTCATAGTTAATGggctcaaaaagaggttggacgatgccaagggaaaatgggtggaagagctaCCACATGTTCTTTGGACATATCGCACTACCCCTTGTAAGTCCACGGGGGAGACTCCCTTTTCTTTCACTTATGGGGCCAAGGCTGTAATTCCTTTGGAAACTAGATTCCTAACGCTGAGGACAAACTTGTTTACTCCGGACAGCAATGACAGGTTATTAGAGAAAggcttggatttgattgaagaGCGAAGAGAAAATTCCATGATTCAGTTGGCatattatcagcaaaagcttaaGCAAGGGTATGACTCAAATGTGAAGTTAAGACCATTAGCTCCTGGAGACTTGGTATTGTGGAAGGTTTTGGGTACTGcaaaaaacccagcatgggggaagttagggcccaattgggaagggtCATACCGTATCACCTCGGTAGCTGGTATATGA
- the LOC142642255 gene encoding uncharacterized protein LOC142642255: protein MTTRANVNGQHRPPPPRPRQQPQPQPQPQPQQQQQQPSSRSNSHHSHYYPTTSSSSSSASFKGCCCCLFLLFSFLALLILAVVLVIILAVKPKKPSFDLQQVGVQYMGITTPDSSSATVTTDPNNPTTSASLSLSIRMLFTAVNPNKVGIKYGESKFTVMYRGIPLGEASVPGFYQEAHSVRQVEATIAVDRINLQQADAADLVRDASLNDRVELRVLGDVGAKIRVLNFDSPGVQVSVDCAIVISPRKQSLTYKQCGFDGLSV from the exons ATGACAACAAGGGCTAACGTGAACGGTCAGCACAGGCCACCACCACCACGCCCACGCcaacagccacagccacagccacagccacagccacagcaacagcaacaacagCCATCATCGCGGTCTAACTCTCACCACTCCCATTACTACCCAACGACGTcgtcttcttcatcttcagctTCCTTCAAAGGTTGTTGCTGTTGCCTCTTCCTCCTATTCTCTTTCCTAGCTCTCCTAATCCTAGCCGTcgttctcgtcatcatcctagCCGTCAAACCCAAGAAACCCTCATTCGATCTCCAACAAGTCGGTGTCCAGTACATGGGCATAACCACACCCGATTCCAGCTCCGCCACTGTCACCACCGATCCCAACAACCCGACAACCTCGGCCTCCTTGTCCTTAAGCATAAGGATGCTGTTCACGGCGGTGAACCCCAACAAGGTTGGGATCAAGTACGGCGAGTCCAAGTTCACTGTCATGTACCGCGGAATCCCATTGGGTGAAGCCTCCGTTCCTGGGTTTTACCAAGAGGCCCACAGCGTCAGACAGGTGGAGGCCACCATCGCCGTTGATCGAATCAACTTGCAGCAAGCTGACGCCGCCGATTTGGTTCGTGACGCTTCCTTAAACGACCGCGTTGAGCTCAGGGTCCTCGGTGATGTCGGTGCTAAGATCCGTGTCTTGAACTTCGACTCTCCTGGCGTTCAG GTATCAGTGGACTGTGCAATAGTAATAAGTCCGAGGAAGCAGTCTCTCACCTACAAGCAGTGCGGTTTTGATGGATTGAGTGTATGA
- the LOC142644036 gene encoding uncharacterized protein LOC142644036, with translation MSRALNQISKSPFTQRIERGKLHQRFAQPTFIIYNGKTDPMEHVSHFNQRMAIHSKNETLIYENFDDVAIRTLKVGLPAEHGLRKSLTGKPVKNVRGLMDRGQVGSGSLRDASSKSPLSTISVILTAPGRTGSHHCRVLSVAQPLVEDSSPEPKRSKMEIRPVLSFSDEDKVGIVQPHDNSLVVTLRIGGYDVKKVLVD, from the exons atgagtagggcccTGAATCAGATTTCTAAGTCACCTTTTACTCaaaggattgagagggggaagCTTCATCAGCGGTTTGCTCAGCCAACATTCATTATCTACAATGGCAAGACAGACCCtatggagcatgtgagccattttaaccagaggatggctaTTCACTCCAAGAATGAAACCTTGATAT ATGAGAATTTTGATGACGTGGCTATAAGGACactcaaggtcggcctacctgcTGAGCATGgtttgagaaagtctttgactggAAAGCCTGTCAAAAATGTGCGTGgactcatggatc GAGGCCAGGTAGGGTCAGGATCTTTGAGAGATGCTTCTTCAAAGTCACCTCTAAGCACAATCAGTGTTATTCTTACCGCTCCGGGAAGGACTGGTTCCCACCACTGTAGGGTACTATCTGTAGCTCAGCCACTCGTAGAGGACTCATCCCCTGAGCCAAAGCGAAGTAAGATGGAGATCCGGCCAGTATTGAGTTTTTCagatgaagataaggttggaATTGTGCAGCCACATGATAATTCCCTAGTGGTCACTCTTAGAATAGGGGGCTATGATGTGAAGAAGGTGTTGGTGGAttag